The following are encoded in a window of Ictalurus punctatus breed USDA103 chromosome 13, Coco_2.0, whole genome shotgun sequence genomic DNA:
- the LOC108273620 gene encoding homeobox protein HMX3-A → MAETTPETRPFKDSPFSIKNLLNCESKPTLIKPKAIMNSTKGLLEHGFSLSRVGDLSFPRFDLPVQRFGLAAHWWYPYGHLHRTAVSERPAVRDLSPASGTDRDSPEPRLALEPDAKEDEESKSVDEILLEESDTDEPKRDDAREASGAAAESSDKRPPCRKKKTRTVFSRSQVFQLESTFDAKRYLSSAERACLASSLQLTETQVKIWFQNRRNKWKRQLAAELEAASLSHTAARRMVPVPVLYREGSASDTASAASSHATAGQPLLTFPHPVYYPHPVVAAVPLLRPV, encoded by the exons ATGGCCGAGACAACGCCGGAGACTCGCCCGTTTAAAGACTCTCCGTTCTCCATCAAAAATCTGCTGAACTGCGAGAGCAAGCCCACTCTGATCAAACCCAAAGCCATCATGAACTCCACCAAAGGACTCCTGGAGCACGGCTTCTCCCTGTCCCGCGTCGGAGACTTGAGTTTTCCGCGGTTTGATTTGCCGGTGCAGAGGTTTGGATTAGCGGCTCACTGGTGGTACCCGTACGGacacttacacagaactgcag TGTCAGAGAGGCCGGCGGTTAGAGACTTATCCCCGGCGTCCGGTACAGACAGAGACTCACCGGAGCCGCGGCTCGCGTTAGAACCGGACGCCAAAGAGGACGAGGAGAGCAAAAGCGTGGATGAAATCCTCCTGGAGGAAAGCGACACGGACGAGCCGAAGCGCGACGACGCACGGGAAGCGTCGGGCGCGGCGGCGGAGAGCTCGGACAAGCGGCCACCGTGCCGGAAGAAGAAGACGCGCACAGTGTTCTCGCGCAGCCAGGTGTTCCAGCTCGAGTCCACCTTCGACGCCAAGCGCTACCTGAGCAGCGCCGAGCGCGCGTGCCTGGCCTCCAGCCTGCAGCTCACCGAGACTCAGGTGAAGATCTGGTTCCAGAACCGGCGCAATAAGTGGAAGCGGCAGCTGGCGGCGGAGCTCGAGGCGGCCAGTCTGAGTCACACAGCCGCGCGCCGCATGGTCCCGGTCCCCGTGCTTTACCGCGAGGGCTCAGCCAGCGACACCGCCAGCGCCGCGTCCAGCCACGCCACAGCCGGCCAGCCTCTCCTCACCTTCCCACATCCGGTCTATTATCCACATCCGGTGGTCGCCGCCGTGCCGCTGCTCAGACCCGTATGA